Within the Salvia hispanica cultivar TCC Black 2014 chromosome 4, UniMelb_Shisp_WGS_1.0, whole genome shotgun sequence genome, the region aaattgttggTCAAACTCTTTAATGAAATACTAGTTTTTCTTCGtctatttttattctcttttaatcACGAAAGCCCGTATTTATTAGCCCTAAAGGGCGGTCGTGACAgtttggtatcagagcctccGTTCTTTCCGCtttggacccaagagtctttttGAGTCAAAATCTATCCTTGTATCGATTCATTAAAGTGTTAAATCTCAAAGGCTCAACACCACAACTCGTCCCGCCAAACCACGAAGAAAGAGGTAAAAGTATTTTGGTGACTTTGGATTGAATTAccaaattttggaatttgcGATAGAAAATGCTATTCTtgtgaaaatggaaattttgCTTTTGGGAGATTGAAGTCAATACGAcggtttttgaaaaatattgttcGAAATGTGAGATGATATATGAATATGTAATTGCTTTTACTAAATCATGAAACATGATTATGTCGAATATGATGAATATTGTTATGCATGTGAAATTGTATTTTCTTGATAAGGAAATATGTGAATATATGTTGAACTTCTATGAgtttggaaaatgaaattttatcattttatgattGTGAAACTCGAAGTATGATGCATGTGTGATCGCAATTATTtgacaatattataaatgatggATACCAAATGTATGGTTTATGAAACAACTCCTATGGTAATGAACTTTTGCTTGCTACTCTACAGTTATAAATTATGCGATGAATGTAAAATTTGTGCGACAATAATAAACATTGAGGTGCGAAATACCTAATACGAGGCAAGTAGCATGTGGGGATCAAGAAGTCGACGTACTGCGATTCGACGAAATACGAAAACAAACATAATGCACGAACCAATAACCTtggaaacaatttttttttcttggcaTGATACTACTTTCATACTTCTATCTTGTATACATATCCATCTTCATATGCATCATACTCTCAGCATCCTTTTGAGCCATATAtacttcttatttttttttatatcattgaGTTGGTGTTGGGATATCCTTTTATGTAGATAGCCCACCGGCGTTTTGCTCTGATGCGTAATCGATACGCAAGGAATAAGAAATTCCCAGTCGAGAGGTACAGAGCGTACAAATGGGACAGAAAGACCTTCCTTATGGTATACGTCTCCGAGTTTTATAATCGATGGATGGACGCTTATGCATTTGGGGGAGCCACCCATCACGCTGGAATCGCAAGGCTCATTCACACCCTACCGCCTCCATGGAGCCAATGGGTCGCACAAGTTCACATAGTATAGCCCGCCCGAGTACACTCCGCGAGGAGACTTGGTCGGCCTATTGGAAGTACTATTTCCGACCCTATCAGCTTCATCCGATGGACCGCCACCTTACTCACCTCCACCGAACTTGAAGAACCATCCGATGGTCGGGACCATCGTGAGCATCCTCTCGACCTTTAAGGGTGGAGGGACCATCGTGATCATCCTCTCGACCTCTCTGCCCATCCTAGGATGGGTGAAGTGCGGATCCCGAGCCTTAATCTTTTGGGGGTGCGGGAGACATGTGGCTCCTCGTCATAGTGATACTTCCGCAGACGAGCTTGACTAGGTGGAAAGATCGGCAGAGGTGGGTAAGGTGGCGGTCCATCGGATGAAGTTGCTAGGGTCGGAAATAGTACCTCCAATAGGCCGACCAAGTCTCCTCACGGAGTATACTCGGGCGGGCTATACAATTTGAACCTGTGCGACCCATTGGCTCCATAGAGGCGGTAGGGGATGAATGAGCCTTGCGATTCTAGCGTGATGGGTGGCTCCCCCAAATGCGTAAGCGTCCATCCATCGATTATAAAACTCGGAGACGTAGACCATAAGGAAGGTCTTTCCGTCCCATTCGTACGCTCTGTACCTCTCGACTGGGAATTTCTAATCCTGGCGTATCGGTTACGCATCGGAGCAAAACGCCAGTGGACCATCTACATAAAAAGATATCCCAACATCAACTCAAGGatagaaagaaataagaaGGATATATGGCTTAAAAGGATGCTGAGAGTATGATGTATACGAAGATGGATATGTATACAAGTAGAGGTGTCAAGTGGGCCAGGCCGGCCCAGCCCGGTGAGGACCGGTGAGATTTAGGCTCAGCCCGGGCTAGGCCCACATTTGAAACGGGCCGGGCCAGGCCTGGGTTTTGGTTGACAATAATGGGCCCAGCCCAGCCCGAACCCAGTTAGCAAATGGGCCGGGCTGGGCCGGgctaaatttatatttttatgatgaatgaaaaataaatgatgtcTTCATAATTTCATATCTAAAAACAAGGTAGAGTAGGGAGGAGGAAATGAATATGTAAAGAATTATCAACCTATATTTATAGGAGATTAGGAGCATGATAAGTGTAAATGGCTAAGTAATTATGTGTATTAATAGAGTATTATAGGGAAATGgctaaaataatgaaaatgttaATTGGAATTATGGAATATTGGGAGGAATAAGAAGGGAAGTGTAAATGTGTGATTTATTGCtaaaatatacacacataaatatatagttcCACAAACTCAGGAGTCAAAATAATTCACTCTTATATATTCCTATAACACAGgcatttatagttttatatatacacaccTAAACATTAtagttttatagttttatatatatagaatatatacACGCCTAAACCATAATACATGCGTATATAGGGAGGTGATCAATttctaactaattagcaatcccaaactaagactaaatcttaaccattagattagaagatctagtggttgaaataatgccacatggactatattttcaattaagaaaattaataaataaaactaaagggtattaatgtcaattctctctcattaaaatcatcttaaaactttaaatttacgtaactctctcgatttaaattaatttttcgcaaaaaatatatcaaattaaagataattttataaggattccaacgagatttcaattgcatatgttccgacgacgttcggatgatgaaatttgatattttttattttagttttcataaatgttgataaccagatttttatcaacaaatacatcaaaaaatctcaataaaaccatgtaaaaatctcaataaatatgtgttgatattttcttgtactagtgttgatattcttatgtcaaattgttgatatttgtaatacactatattgatataaaaaaacattcacgaaaattttcatatgataacataatgacgatattacccttttgttgatattttgtctactatttattgagattcgtaagatttaatctcatccacccattttaaaatctaagggtggagatttggtcttgattttggattagggtgctataagcattagaatatgaccccgcaatatatatatatatatatataaaatataggaaaatgatcaatacaaaaatgcatctcaatacaaaatccaGACCAAATCCTGACCATGAGATTTTtcaatctaatggtcaataattaaagaaaaacacagtGGGTCATTATAaagcagttttaggtcatattataaaatttgggtttgaggtcatgttaagatcattttatgtcatgcttattataatgacataaaaataagcttacgatgacctaaaaatgacatatgtatgcttggttctgtatttttgtattaagaatGAGTTTTACATAGAtcaaaactctatatatatatatatggatgtattcAGGTCATTATGCTAAGTATTTGTAAAACATAATACAAATCTCAaaccattaattaattcaatctGATGGCCGAATTTTATGCcatgtataattaataatattacttataaataaataaaatgttagtttAGGTATAATACTCATTGCCGCGGTTATACACATCCCTTGATTTTCTCCATTCCATCTACACATATATTTCatcctttattttctttgatttttttttgattttctaCCATTATTCTGATCTCTATCTACACAAAATCACGCATCTTCatattatcattaattttcaGAAAAGTCGCGCaatctcattttatcatttatcttCATAAACTCTTCATAAACTCAGCGTAATAGGAGTTGCAACCATTTTTGTATCTACCTACATGTTCTGATATCGATTGTTTTCTCATAGTAAAACGACGATGGAAGAAGGTATGTCGCTGTTTAATTTTAGTGATCATATGTGTGAATTTGAGTTGAATGTTTTAAGCTGTTTTTGTAATGTATGCCAACATGTGTTTAATGTATTCTATTAATCGTCTGATCAATTCATATTTTCGAATCATGCAGTTAATGTTGTGCCTTAATGTTCAGCAGAACTAAAACCTGTTGTGGGTCAGTGTTTCCAATCACTTGATTTTGCAATTGCTTTTTACGATGTGTATGCTCGAGCAGTTGGTTTTGACACGCGCAAACAAGGAGTAAAAAAAGTAGAAGGTGTTACTATTTGGCAGTATATTGTATGTACGCGTCAAGGTAAGAAGAGGACAGAGGAGGAGGATATGGTGAACGCCAGACATGGTTTCACGCTGAAAAGGAGACGTTTATCCAACCGGTGTTGCTGCCCAACGAAGATATCACTTCGTTATTTCTCCAAAGGCGGACGTCCCAGATATAAGATTCATAAGTTTGTAGAGGCACATAACCATACCATGGTGGAGGTGCAACATAAGCCATTCATGACTATAAATCGAAAGTTGACTGAAGTGCATGAGAAATTCATTCTTGATTGTTCAAGGGCTAATATCGGCCCCACGTTGACTTTCAAATTCATGAAAGAGGTATTGGGAGGCTACCAAATGGTGGGGTGCACCGTTGGGGATATACGCATTGCATCTCGAGACATTAAAGCTTAAGCTCAAGATTATGATGTTCAGATGGTGTTGGACGAGATGCGTAGGAAGAAGGAACTATCTGATGCATTTACATATCACTATGAAGTTAATAGTGAAAATCAGTTGGTAGCCTTATTTTGGTGCGATGGTGTCTTGAAAAGGAATTACCACATGTTTGGTGACATCGTTGCTTTCGACTCGACTTATAACACCAACATGTACTTCATTCTgttgattttgaattgttacattatattcaatattagttacattataattaaacaatatgCTCTCCTTACGGTTGTACAATatgtatagttttttttacattatttttgctGGTTGGACATATCAGGTACTGTATGATTTTTTGTCCATTTACTGGTAAGGATAATCATGGGAGACCTGTTACATTCGCTGCTGGTCTAGTTTCGAATGAGAAGACAGGTGCATTTGCTTGGTtgtttaaacattttattgAGTGCATGGGTGTCGCACCcaaaatgatagtcatagaCCAAGATTTGGGCATGCGGTCAGCTATTGAGGAAATTCTAGTTGGCACTAGACATCGGTGGTGCATGTGGCATATAATGCACAAGCTTTCGGTCAAAGCTCCGAAGAGGCTCCTCACAGATGAACATTTCAAGAAGGATTTCCATGCTTGTGTGTGGTCCGAATTACACGAACCGGAGGAGTTTGAAGAAATGTGGGATGCAATTATTGTAGAATATGGTCTAGAAAATGTGGGTTGGTTCAAAACAATGTATCGGCATAGGAAGTATTGGATACCTGCTTATTTTCGGGATTTTCCGCTGGGATCGATGATTAGGACCACATCTGTTTCCGAGTCTGAAAACAGTTTTTACAAAATCTTTCTTAAGCCTCGGTTAAATCTTGCTGAATTCTATTTGAGTTTCAATAATGCGTTGGAATCTCAATGTAATTCTAATGCAAAGCTGGACTATGCAGATTCTACTATTGTGCCAATTTTGGCCACTGACCAGCCTTTCGAAAAGCATGCATCCACATTGTTTACCGACTCTATGTTCAGGAGAGTGCAGGAAGAAATTGTGGAGGGTTGCAACAGATGTCGGATTGTTGGTATGTTATCCGAAGGTGTGACTGATTGATATAAAGTAGGTGACAGCCACCGAAACACATTTGTTGTGACGCATGACAAGACGGACCAATCTTATGTGTGCGAGTGCAAGTTGTTTGGCAGGCAAGGGTTTTTGTGCTGCCACATATTTTACCTATTCAAGAACAACGAATTGAAAGTCATTCCAGATAAGTACTCTGAAAGCAGGTGGATGAAGACGACATTGGCAAAGGCTTTACATGGATACACGGCTGATGTGTTTCAAAACACTGATGCCCAATATGAGAAATTGATTTTATCAAATGAATTGAcctctatttttttcagttGCCTTGCTAGTTACCAGTCAAATATGGATACATTGCGCGCTTTTGTTGGTGGTATGAGAGATCTGAAGAGTAGTATAGACACTTATTCTCCACCTATATCTGCAGTTGAAAAAAGAAGGATGGTTGAAGAGTTTTATGGAATGGTCAGACTAGAAGTTGTTGAAGTTCACCCTCCTGACGTTATCCAAACAAAGGGGTCTTGTAGTACAAATAGCAAGCTTATAATTTCAAAGAGGGAGAAGGCTATAAAGGAGTACAACAGACCTTTGAGGAGATGTATGAATTGCCTAGAGATGGGCCATCACGATTCCCGGAATTGCCCAGAAAACGCGAATGGTAAGGGCAAGGAGAAATGCTTAATGTATGTTCATGAAGTCGATCCAgaattatgttttgtttgaaCTGTCGTATTTATGTTTTGCAGTAAACCTTTTTTTCGTATTACATTATTGTAAGTTAAATGCTACATTTTTTCACGGTTTTTTGTTGGACGTATTACATTAATTCCGGTGCCGCTACATTCTTCATGTTATTATAAACTACTTAGCTGGTACATGATATAACATAGTGGAATTCGGTAGAAGTATAATTGATGAATCAGTAATGTCCatattttgtcaaataatGTAACTATATTGGATATTTGGTATTCGTTCCAGCCTTAtatgttgattttaatttctcaaataGTTTAATCGTTGTTTCCTATTTATGCTTCGTACCGAAATTTTATATTCGATTGTTGTGATTTTTACATTATACTTCGCGGTCCCAGATTCAACTgattattttaccaatttattacttcacaaatttcaattccaacAAGCTATTATTGTGGATGGAATAAACACAACTAAAAGTGCTTCAGTGCATTAAAACAACTTTCCTCATGAACGAAGTTTACATTCATCTAAAACACTTTGCATCATTGGTCACTAACATTAGTATAACCAATGTGTTTAATTGCAACAAAACTTTCTTGCATAGTAATGTGTACATTAGGCTTTTCCTCAGTCTTACAATTCTTCCTTTTTCATGGtcaacacatatatataaaaaccaTAATGATAGTACCCCCAAATCTCCAATAATGTAATAGAGTAGGGCTTAACAAAAGATGTTTAACATAGTTCATAAATAATGTATGTCCCTAACACAGCACTCCGAAATAGCAAACGTACAAAAGGCAAAAACTGTTTTAAACAACTGCATAACATACTTTGTGTCGCACAAAATAATTCAGACAGACGCATCACTCACTCCAAACCATAATTTTGAACAAACTTTTCGAAACTGAACTTTGCAGGCTTCTCTTTCCAGTGCCGATCTGCTGCAATTTTATTCACCTTTTCTCTGATATTATGCTCAAACGTGAGTAAGGCCGTGTTGAACTTAATCCTTAACATTTCCACATTTTTGTTTCCCCTTGCCGTGAACCCGCAGTCCCAATCTTTGTCCTTATCTCCGAAAAAGGTTTCCATATGGCGCATCAGGTACACACCACAGCCCACCCTGTTGAAAATGCCTCTCCATAGCATACTGAGTAGATGCGTTGAACATTTGCGAATCATACCCGCTAGCTTGGGTCTTCTGAATTTCATGAGTGCATCAGCAAGGTACTTCCTCTGCATAATTTCAATTACATTAAATTGTAGTTCTCAACCATAAAAACTATACAATTGTGCAATTACCGTAGGCAACAACAATAGCATATACTCTGAATCTGTACCAAATATAACACCATGGCTGACTCAGATAATGTACCTTGTCAGCGAATTAATGTACGTACCAACAAAGAAGGTGTTTTCCCATATTTTGCGTTGAAGGATTCATGTGAATCAGCAAGTGTGTTGTCAATCACGTTCAGCTTCCCAGCAGCAACATCGAAGCACAAAAGATATACATGCTCGGGTCCTTGAATCGAGAAGAAAATCTAACATATTCACAAAATTAgatacttaaaatttgaatattaaatagcAGCTTAGTTGGTTCAGTACACCTCACCAGTTCATAGTTATTCCATTCAAAATCTTTCACAACTAATACTTCACCCAGAAATGCACCCAATGATCCGTGCATATTCTTCTTGTGCAACAGGTTCACCCTTGTTTTTGCTAAAGTGAACATTGAGTTCAATTGGAGTATTAACCGGCGCGCCATCGTAGgcattgaatttcttcaatatcttCTCAACATAATGAGATTGGGTTAAGATGATTCTATCGGATGTTCTTAGAAATTTCATTCCAAGAATTACATCGGCTAGACCCATGTCTTTCATGTCAAAGTTTCTCTTTAACATGGTTTTTGTCTCGTTAATCACTTGAGTGTTACTACCCATGATTAACATTTCATCAACGTAGAGACACACTATAACGTACCCGTTATCAGTGCTTTTAATATAGACAAATTTGTCACACTCGTTGATTTTAAACCCATTTGATAGCATCACATTATCAAACTTCAAGTGCCATTGCAGCGGTTCTTGTTTCAATCCATATAGGGACTTTACGAGTTTGTATACCTTTTTCTCTTGTCCAGGAACTACAAACCCTTTGGGTTGTTCCATATAGATTTCATCCTCTAATTCACCATTTagaaacgcagtcttaacatccatttgatgAATCTCAAGATTGTGCAATGCAGCAATCGCGAAAAGCACTCGGATAGATGTAATCCTCGTTACAGGTGAATAGGTATCGAAGAAGTCATGTCCTTCCTTTTGTTTAAAACCCTTTACAACTAATCGGGCTTTATACTTATCCACTGTTCCATCGgccttaaattttcttttaagcaCCCATTTGCACCCTAAAGGTTTCGCACCTTCGGGCAAATCAACCAACACCCAAGTGTGGTTTAGCAAAATTGAGTCAATTTCGCTTTGAACAGCTTCTCTCCAATGTAACCCGTCTGGGCCATCGAATGCTACTTTTATTGACGTTGGCTCttcatccaacataaaagcAATGTAGTCAGGACCAAATGTTTTTGGTGTTCTGACCCTACTACCACGTCTTAGTACTGCATCACTTGGATCAGGTCTCACTCGCTTGCGCGATTTAGGCTCTTCATCCGTGGATTTAGAACTAGTGGCTTCATCCACTGTTTTAGAACTAGTGGCCTCATCCTCAATTCTTGTCTCAGAATTGTTTGGGACTTCTTCTTTGTCCTTGCAAGGAAATGTATTTTCGAGAAATACGGCATTCCTTGACTCGATTGTTGTTCCTACTGTAATAGTCGAGATTTCAGACTTGtgaacaacaaatctatatgcaCTACTGTTAAGTGCATATCCAATGAAGATACAATCAACCGTTTTAGGTCCAATTGTGACTTCCTTGGGCGGGGGAACCATCACCTTTGCCAAACACCCCCACACTTTTAGGTATTTGTATGATGGTTTCCTTCCTTTCCATAACTCAAAAGGAGTGATGTCTTTTCCTTTGAGTGGAATTTTGTTTAGGATATAGTTGGCTGTCAAAATAGCCTCCCCCCACATGTTCTGGGGTAATCCTGAACTTAGTAGTAAcgcattcatcatctcttttagAGTTCGATTTTTGCGTTCTGCTACACCATTAGATTGTGGTGAGTATGGAGCagttgtttgatgaattataccacttgcGTTGCATAACTCCTCAAACGGGGCTACATACTCGCCTCCTCTATCACTTCGAATCGCTTTGATTTTACAACCAAGTTGATTCTCAACCtcgttcttataatttttgaacgcTTCAATTGCttcatctttacttcttaaaagataaatgtagcaatatcttgtgcaatcatctataaaagtgataaagtactttttaccacctctAGTTTGCACCATCCTTAAATCACATACATCCATGTGAATTAGTTCAAGGGGTTTCGTTTTCCGTTCAACTGAGTGAAACGGTAACTTAGTCATTTTAGCCTCAAgacatatttcacatttgtCTTGGCTATCCACTTCAATTGACTTTAGTAAATCTAAGTTCACCAATCTTTTAACGGCTTTTGAATTTACATGTCCCAATCTACAATGCCACAAATTTGAAGACTCAGTCAAATAAGAGGAAGTAGatgctttattattattgttagcCAAAGGCTTTGGAACAAGGCGCGTGATGGAAccggcagcggaagcggtgtTGAActtgattatcataattttacaattattaatcacaccaataaatcacataataatcagatctatttagcagattatttagacaaaatctattcgcgtaattatcacatgtatcatgctcataacttgaattaattatgctttaagaatattgaaacctaaaacatgcttttctacggagcagaaaaatacctaattaattctccaaagaattgaagatggctagctccttctccacgtgatgctttgaatactagaccacaaatcttctctctggttcccgaactgtattccaatatcagtgtgggctgatcttactagaatactaggacttaaataaagaagacagaagaaatccttttgggaataggaGTGGAATTCGAAATCTCCTTCAGCTAGGGGGACTTATAAAATTGTGTTtcataaaattgtgttatttctgtctcctttattctcctatttatattaagttccttttgggcccagacagggatctatggaaggttttggatatgagctcatccaatttactttttactaattaaattgaacccataatttaatataagttataattggaatattacgagcagccactacagaagtaatattgaactctccccatccaaatccgaaattacaagtaatccgggtttccgtttaactttcatttcccgcgcttaagattaaaatgtccattaactaattaatgtctgctattgacttaattaattaacttcttattaattccaagagtggacttagcatgaaacgcttatttattattcatagagtaatcaaactccaactagctaggttacgtataataaaaccttgtttcgcgctcctcttgaggacattatcaaacgagactcagctcgcgcacgattcaatataatagcaatcctagcaccgctagatattgatcaccactacccaatatatcaggataattgggttacgaaaaatccgcaccatttgataagtcaaagtaatgcataatcaataccgtatgctcaatgctaacctatattgattaagaaacaaatattatcaagacctcgccttttagtagatagcccaaggacaagtcttgctgttagatccgttcagtgctataccacaccaatgccatcttatttcagtaaggcttagaaatatgcggactgacattgcaacctttctcgatggatagtcaaattctatctaggttgtgaaattcatctttttctttgtttagaactgaccgtgttaccttaaagtggacgacgcccacaaccggtctactaaaacaaagacttagactttgttaagttaacttatacatttaaacatgcattaacatccattaaatgtaaaacataacaacattatgacaaaaataatctgttttattcattggaaaataaaataagagttttacagtattcaatcactcgaaacgtgatttctagtatacaaactctaacaatctcccacttatactcaaaacactttcgagtatacaaaatgtgctaacgtcaaattctcccacttatactgaaagcggattgaggtcttgaattagtcgaactcccattccttcaacatggctTTCAAACGGCTTCACCGCTAATGCCTTCGTgaaaggatctgccaggttgttttctgactcaatcttgaccacttttatgtctcctctctgcactatatctcgaatgatatgatacttcctctctatgtgcttGCTCGCCTTATGAGCCCGTGGTTCCCTCGAATttgccacagcaccagaattatcacaataaatggtgatgctcttgggcatattcgcaaccacacctaagtccagaaggaagttcttaagccatacaacctcttttgcagcctccgaagcggccacatactcggcttccatggtagagtctgcaatgcatttctgctttacactcttccaaattacagctccacctcctaaggtaaacacatatccggaagttgattttctcgaatctacatcagcttgaaaatctgaatctgtatatcctaaaggacagagctcggctgcattgtaaactagaacatagtccttagtccgattaaggtacttgagtatgttctttacggcagtccaatgtccttggccgggatttgattgatatcttgctaccatgccaacaacaaagcaaatatcaggtctagtacaaagcatagcatacatgagactaccaactgccgaggcatatggtattcttctcatctctgctatctcagatgttgtcttaggacacatctcttgagataaatggatgccatgtctaaaaggtaggaaacctttcttggcatcttgcatgctaaagcgtCTAAGTACTGTGTCGATGTAagattcttgggataagcacaacattcTCTTTGCACGGTTCCTAAGAACCTTGATAccgagaatgtgtcccgcatcacccatatctttcatctcgaactggctggacaaccaagttcgcactgatgacaacatctttttattgtttccaattagaagaatgtcatctacatataaaactaagaacacaacatttcccttttcaacCTTCTTATACACACAGCTTTCAttagggcatttttcgaatccaaacttttgaacagtttgatcaaaacactggttccatgatctagatgcttgcttgaggccataaatggccttcttaagcttccaaaccatgtgttccttgccctttaccacatagccttcgggttgttccatgtagatggtctcctcaagactcccgtttaaaaacgcagtcttaacgtccatctgccatacttcccaatccatgtaggctgctatagacaaaagtatacggatcgatttgagcatggccactggggagaaggtctcatcgtaatcgatgccttccttttgggtataccccttagccactagtcttgccttaaagactttaactcgtccatcgggtccacgtttacgtttgtatatccacttgctcccaatggcagtacagccttcgggtaggacagacaaatcatagacgtctttgtctaccattgattgtagttccgaatccattgctttcacccattcgcaatgatcgacatccgcctgcgcctctgcaaaattccagggatcaagtacattgctgtccgaggagtgat harbors:
- the LOC125220279 gene encoding protein FAR1-RELATED SEQUENCE 5-like codes for the protein MEEAELKPVVGQCFQSLDFAIAFYDVYARAVGFDTRKQGVKKVEGVTIWQYIVCTRQGKKRTEEEDMVNARHGFTLKRRRLSNRCCCPTKISLRYFSKGGRPRYKIHKFVEAHNHTMVEVQHKPFMTINRKLTEVHEKFILDCSRANIGPTLTFKFMKEMVLDEMRRKKELSDAFTYHYEVNSENQLVALFWCDGVLKRNYHMFGDIVAFDSTYNTNMYCMIFCPFTGKDNHGRPVTFAAGLVSNEKTGAFAWLFKHFIECMGVAPKMIVIDQDLGMRSAIEEILVGTRHRWCMWHIMHKLSVKAPKRLLTDEHFKKDFHACVWSELHEPEEFEEMWDAIIVEYGLENVGWFKTMYRHRKYWIPAYFRDFPLGSMIRTTSVSESENSFYKIFLKPRLNLAEFYLSFNNALESQCNSNAKLDYADSTIVPILATDQPFEKHASTLFTDSMFRRVQEEIVEGCNRCRIVDKYSESRWMKTTLAKALHGYTADVFQNTDAQYEKLILSNELTSIFFSCLASYQSNMDTLRAFVGGMRDLKSSIDTYSPPISAVEKRRMVEEFYGMVRLEVVEVHPPDVIQTKGSCSTNSKLIISKREKAIKEYNRPLRRCMNCLEMGHHDSRNCPENANGKGKEKCLMYVHEVDPELCFV